ATCTCTAGTGAAGTTGACAAACCGCTGCTGATTGTAATAGATGTAATTTATCCAATCCACATTCTTATTTACAGTAATAATAGGGATCAATGATTCAAACCCTGCTGCTACCTGGTCTCTAGCCTTAAATCCACCCGGGACCCCCCTTGGAACTCCTATGGCGTCAATATATACGTGAGGATCAAAACTGCCCTGTACTTCCCTTTTCCCTCTCCTAGTCCCTACTTGGGAGCTAGGCCCAGTGATGTGTAGTGGCATTACTGCTTTTACCAGTGTACATTGGCCTTTCCAAGGCACCTTCATATAGGGACGGATACGCATATCTGCACAGAGCCATGCTATATTAGATACCCCACTTGACTGATTAACATAGGGGGCTATATCTTCCGGCAAATAGGTGGAGTTACACCATCCCTCTGGGAATGTACCCATCATTTTAGCATTTGAGTCTGCCACAGAATCATTTATAGATATACAGTGGGATGGACCTCGGTATATGGTTATGCCTGGGCCCAATTGCGGAGACTTCACGGGTGGGTAGCGTCTAGCCCAGTTGGTGCAGTTCTCATTTCTGGAGTTTTTGAACAAGGATATTACACATCCGTAGTCTCAGCCTTGCATTTTGGGGTGAAGTGGGAATGGTACACTACCCAAATGTGGTCTGGCAGTGGCACATATTATACAATCGGCTCTCTGGTGTTGTCTAGCGGTATACCTCATCCACTCAACCCACATGTTGGTATCTGAAAATCCTGTCTCTACAGCTAATTTCTCCTCAAAAGAAAGATCAGACAAAGCTCTCAAGGACTGGAGAACACCAGTCAGTGGGGTACCTGAAGTGGTATTACTCTGTGGCTTGTTCTCTATATCTCTTATCTGGAAGGTCCCCAATGCTTTCCCCTGACTCACCGGGGATGTACATAGGTCCCTTTATCAGTTAATGATGGGTTTTCAATGATTAACAACAGGGGTACACAATTACCTGGGTGTCTGCAGTTTGGAACCATCTTCCCTTTGGCCAGGGTCATGGTTCAGGGTCAAATGTCCATGTGACCGGCCTCACAGTCTGGGTTATGGAGTTCCAGGTACATCCCTGTTTCATCAAAGTGGATGTTAGCTTTCAGGTGTTTCAACAGGTCGGCCCCCAAGAGGTTGACTGGACAGGTGTCAGATACAAGAAATCTCGCTGTGACGTCCGGGAATGGTCCCAGTGGGATAGGGACAGTGAGTGGAGATCGAGAGTTGGCACCTTCTATGCCCACACTGGTGAGGAAGTCAGTGGATATCTGGACCTCAGGAGGTAAGTCTTTCCTGGTAACGACTGAGgtggccgccccccccccccccacccccgtgtCCACAAGAAATTCAATAGGGTTATGGCCAACAGTTAGGATGACCTTACCGCAGGGGGGTAGGGCTGGATTAGAAGAGGGAAAAAGGGACACGGGTTGGCCTATACTTCATTGGGTAGGATGAGGCTGGAAAACATCCAAGTGTTCTTGTGGGCATTGATTGAAATTATCACGTGATGGATTGCCAAACCTGGGTTCCCTACCACGAGTAGGGCCTGACCGGCAATTACGGCGAAAATGGCCCATCTGACCGCATTGCCAACAGCTAAAAAAGTCCTGTTTTCTTCGCCTTGGCTGGGAGGGTTGTGGCGGTCCTAGGGGGCCTTGATATGGCATTTGATAAGCCATTGGTGGTGGTCCAGTGGGTACATATTGTACTACAGGCTGAGAAGCGATCTGAGGCGGATATGATGGGTCCTGCTGGGGTAAACTCTCCATCATGGGAAGTGCAATACTTTCTGCCCATTGGGAGCTCAACACTTGAACAGGTTTCAAATTCTTGGGTCCATCAGGTCTATTCTGTAATGTAGCCGTATAAGAGGCAGATCTGAGATTCTGCGATATCATAATGTTATTATGAGCTGAGTCTATATCCAGTAATAGGTCTGAATTTTCTGTGACTGTGAACTCTCTCTTCTTCAGGTTAATCATATAGTCAGAAAAGTTTAATAATCCCTTTTGTAATGTGTGCGAGATTATAACTTCATCCAAACACTGAGCATCTCTGAcatcactgatgacatcacagctttTATCACTGATGTCATCACTGTATAAATCTTCTTGTAGTAAGGTGAATGGATCACTGATATTACACATCTCCTCTAGCTGACTTACTATCTTGGTCAGTTCATCCTTGTGTTGCTGCATCTGTAAGACCGAGGTCAAGACTGTGAGTGACACTTGATACTTCTGTTTGGAAATGTCATCTTGGATTCTCTTTTCTAGATTATCCATCTTCTCCCTGAGATCAATAAACAAACCCGAGACTCTCTTAGCAAGTCCAgctgctttctcttgctgttcttTCCCATGGTCCTGCAGATTCTGGATTCTTTTTCCAGCTTCCTCTTTCTTTGAGTTCagtttatcaatatcagatctcagtttctccttcttcttctcagagGCCACATCCAGTCGATCCACATCATGTCCCTTGTGATCTCCGTCCACACAGCAGGACTCACAGATACAGGCAGCATCTATAGGACAGTAATACTTCAGGATCTCATTGTGTTTGGAGCATTTTCTGCTCTCAAATGACTCAGTAGGTTCAACTAGACTCTCATCCACCAACTTATTATGGGCCTCGAGATGTTCATGACACAAGGAGATCTCACAGTGCAGATGTGACTTCATAGCCGATACAGGAGTCTTTGTACAGTCCGGACAGATGGTTTTGGTCTTCTCAATATCAGGTAGAGTAGATAAGAAACACTCCACTATATTCCCCAGCTTCCTGTTCTTCTCCAGGGCCGGACGCTCGGGATATTCTGCTCTGCAGTCAGGACAGAAATACGCTCCGGCCGCCTCCTGTGTATCCAGCACACTCACAATACACGGGCtgcagaagttgtgtccacatctcaggAATACGGGGTCTGTATAGAGGCTCAGGCAGATGGAGCAGTTCAGCTCATCCCTCAGATCAGCAGACGCCATTGTAGATGGAATGAGCAGGAAACAGGAACTCAAAGCTAAAAACTTGCTTTACAAGAGAAGGGGCGGAGAGTTTCTACAAAAGAATTAACCCCTGAGGTCCTGCTATGCTGATGTGACCAGAACATAATGTTTGTCCATCCAGTAAATGTCTTCATCCAGTAAGTAAATGTATGTAAATGTAAATATGTTTGCCCAAATTCTGGTCTCAGAATACAATGGTTTTCGACACTTTGCATCATTAGAAAGGAGAAAATATGATGTGAGCTTTGCCGGTATTACTGACCCTCACGtattacggctcgttcacatctgcgaagaagacagaaaccagacagtgtccggccgtgagcgccggggagcgttttgtgctctccgtggaaaaactgttttgtttttttttaaccggacacaaagtcctgcatttccgactttgagtctggttaaaaaaaaaaacggttttccgcggagagcacaaaacactcaacGGTGCTCATGCCCGGACAGTTtccaaaaccattcaaatgaatgggttttaaaactgactgcaggtttccgtcttctgtcgagttttgggcaggaaacggaaacctgcataacggagggcgggatgcagatgtgaactcggcCTTACAATGATTATACAGAGAGGAGCAGCACTACACAGGCACTACTTACCTTCTCCTGCAGAAGACTATAGGAAATGCCTTatccatatactgtgtatacattatacaactacgtccagtggcgtaactaccaccatagcagcagtagcggctgccacagggcccgggacattaggggcccggtgacagccgctaccgctgctatcattatactccgaggtcttttcggacccccgaaaacagggggccccgaagctgcagcaatggctgagacacaggagctgcaggtctggctcctctcagcgcttcagcacgctctccctctctctcccccctccctttctccccccctcccctcccctccctttctctgctgtcctctgcccaccaatgagaggaggaggcggggcttatccctgccgagctcctgccgtccgtcctgcactgaagaggaagaaaggaagaaggaaagtgaaactaaagctacacaggtacgtactggggttacttattaatgtcaggcatatggggtgattacttgtgttttagtaactccatgtgcctcatattaatagcagttaaccccatcatctccctcacattacccctgtgtgcctcaccataagagttactgatatgtgagacatatgggggtaataataatgaagatactttattattacctccatgtctctcacatatcagtaactcttatggtgaggcacacaggggtaatgtgagggagatgatggggttaactgctattaatatgaagcacatggagttactaaattgtaatgcacatgaccagattttttatccacaatttgtcctggtatagtggtcagcgggtgacgtgacagtatttagtcctgtaggggccactattgggtataatactgtgtgcaggggccactatgggacataatactgtgtgcaggggccactattgggtataatactgtgtgcaggggccactattgagtataatactgtgtgcaggggccactatggggtataatactgtgtgcaggggccactatagggtataatactgtgtgcaggggccactattgggtataatactgtgtgcagaggccactatggaacataatagagcgcgcaggaatgcgtaggagggactcggtcgagatcttcggtgttggggggggccccatgtcaaaagttcgccacggggccccgccattcctagttacgccactgactacgtcttcagctaagttcacatctgcattggagtcttcaCAGGAGattctgctgcagattctgcctaaaatccttgcagacacacatagtataatgcttgtCAATGATCCCCGCACATAGTATAAAATGCTGAATATAATACCCCCAGAGAGTCTCTGCAAGCTTCAAGCCACTTCATAATTATCCACTGAAATCAGTATCTAGAAGGCCATGAAGTGGTTAACAAGATGACCAGGGACTGTAGGTCAGCAAGGGGTTAAAGTTTTGTAACATGCTGGAAGGACAATCTCCCAACTATTGTTGGGGCAGGATTTAGGGAGGGGTATAAATGCCAGAGGCAGGAAGAGGACTTTGTAGTCTAGCAGCAGAATCaccatcccccccctccccctggttTTTGATGGGTTCTGGTATCTTTTGCTCTTCTCTGGTTTCTTTCTTTGGTATTCCATAGGTCAAGAACATTGGTTTGGAAGACGTGTTCTACTTCTAGACTCTTTGTCACAGCAGTTGGCCGAAGTTTGTGCCCAGTGGAAGAAGGTGCCATAGTCCACATGCCCGCTGGTTACCAACGGTGGCGTTTGGATGGAGTTTATAATATTTGGATGTTTTAAAAGGTTAAAGGGCATTGGATTTTATGTTTATCCTGATATTAAACAGTGTTAGTGAAGCTGTGGACAATCCCACATAACCAGACTGCTCTGTCATCATTCGTAGGTCACTGATGGTTGGGAGAGGTTGGTGTTGTGTTGGAAGTTATTATTAGTATATCTGCCGTCTGTGACTACTACTGATGGGGGCAGTAAAGACAATTGCTACCTGCGCCAGTGCCGGATCCACATCTCTCAGGCAGAGACATATGGGTGACAGTGACGCCGGCAGCAAACAGCAGCGCTGCTCCTCCATTAGTATTTACGGATGTCACTGAGTACTAAGTAAGTGACCGGAGAGGCAGCACCGCCATTACATTATTACAAGCCGGCTTCTATTAGAAAGGATCCCAGACAGAGGATCTCCCGCTTACTCTTCAGAGAGAGGTTCTGCATCAGCTGTGGTATATGGCGCATCCTTATAGGATTTCTGGAAATGATTCCTAGAACAGTTTTGTTCCCTGACTGCTGCACATCCTTACATCCTGACAGCTGATTGGCCCATCATGTCACCTCAGAGTCAATGCTGAGCAACAGTGACCGCGATTTCTCACAGCCCAGACTGAAGCTCTGAGGGGAGTCTGTGTGACTGGTGTGTGACTGAGCGGAGCCGATGTATGAGGAGATGTGATGTCCTGTCTGACCACAAGGAATGGCAGAAacttgtatacagtgtaatataaggATTATCTCCTCATACACTGAGCACATTCACCTCATATATCATGTACTACTGTAGTGTTATCTACCTCACATAAGATATTACTGTAGTGCTATCTACCTCACATAAGATATTACTGTAGTGTTATCTACCTCACATAAGATATTACTGTAGTGTTATCTACCTCACATAAGATATTACTGTAGTGTTATCTACCTCACATAAGATAGTACTGTAGTGTTATCTACCTCACATAAGATATTACTGTAGTGTTTTCTACCTCACATAAGATAATTCTGTAGTGTTTGCTACCTCTCATTAGATGATATTACTTTTATGTATTTTACCTCACATAGGACAACGTTTTACCTCAGAAGATCTGCTCTCCTCCATCATCCACCTCAAAAGAAGCATGTGACCGAAACCTAACTTTTAATCTTAAAAAGGTAAAAGAGTGACTGACAACTACTCAAAACGGGGGCACCAACCCCATATCCGACTACAATGTATAATCTCACCAGGAGATGTATACCCAAATGACCATTAAatgtactatgggaagaatatgcaaatccgccttccatgatgtaattaggaagacagttgctgcctcattgttgcaaaccaatagagggcgctcactggaatgtgcaagcctgtcttaagacaggattccagtgaaataacccaataatggctgctccctttagcttcatgcccgaccttccaagaggcctttgtttagcaatgacgctgggattattaccaggttatagtctctcaatcgaggacagctgtttcgatctggttggatctcatcagcccgatgtagagaggactataacctggtagaggtgagaggcttagacagggttcgggggatattgtcactccttagggagagaccaccatataggtgtgtggagatttgttaagcctttagcactccactttgcaaggaactatgggaagaatatgcaaatccgccttccatgatgtaattaggaagacagttgctgcctcattgttgcaaaccaatagagggcgcttaaATGCAAATGGAAGAGTCTTACCACGGATAAGTTAACACGGAAGAAACGACGAATGGAAGATGGGAACAATGGAGATACTCCACCACAGCCATGGGAGTCACTGTTTCCTGTACTGACCCTGTTAAGTGCTGGATCTCTGCCCCTTACCCCAAATATAACTCTGCCCTGACAAAAGCAGTCCCCAAAGCTGCCCTATAACCATTCTATACCGCTCTATACCGATACGTATTTTGTCCTGGGAGTTCCAGCATGGGTGGAAGTCACTGCTGACGTACCCATCCCTCCATTGCTTTTCttttggcaaattcatgatgATTTGGATTTGAACCAAATAGGTTCCCTCATCTTTAGTAGTTACCTCCCTTTGTAATTCTGCC
This region of Leptodactylus fuscus isolate aLepFus1 chromosome 8, aLepFus1.hap2, whole genome shotgun sequence genomic DNA includes:
- the LOC142217145 gene encoding E3 ubiquitin/ISG15 ligase TRIM25-like, which codes for MASADLRDELNCSICLSLYTDPVFLRCGHNFCSPCIVSVLDTQEAAGAYFCPDCRAEYPERPALEKNRKLGNIVECFLSTLPDIEKTKTICPDCTKTPVSAMKSHLHCEISLCHEHLEAHNKLVDESLVEPTESFESRKCSKHNEILKYYCPIDAACICESCCVDGDHKGHDVDRLDVASEKKKEKLRSDIDKLNSKKEEAGKRIQNLQDHGKEQQEKAAGLAKRVSGLFIDLREKMDNLEKRIQDDISKQKYQVSLTVLTSVLQMQQHKDELTKIVSQLEEMCNISDPFTLLQEDLYSDDISDKSCDVISDVRDAQCLDEVIISHTLQKGLLNFSDYMINLKKREFTVTENSDLLLDIDSAHNNIMISQNLRSASYTATLQNRPDGPKNLKPVQVLSSQWAESIALPMMESLPQQDPSYPPQIASQPVVQYVPTGPPPMAYQMPYQGPLGPPQPSQPRRRKQDFFSCWQCGQMGHFRRNCRSGPTRGREPRFGNPSRDNFNQCPQEHLDVFQPHPTQ